The sequence CTCGCGCCCCGGACGGCGATGATCGCGGCCCGCGCGGTGCGGCGTGTCGGGAACTGGTCCGTCACGACCGGCGAGTCGGAGGCGGCCTGGTCACGACGCGGCGAGTCGGTCGAGAAGCCGGCTCGATGCGGCGGCGACATCGGCGACGGCTGCCTCGAACGCCTCGGCGTTCCTCCGACTCGGCACCCGGTAGCCGCTCACCTTGCGGATGAACTGCAGCGCAGCGGCCTGTACCTCGTCGGGTGTCGCGGGCGGGACGGATGGGTCGGTTCTGCGCAGGGTCCTGATCGATCGGCACATGGCGCCACGGTACGGCGAGCCCGGGGTTGTGTCCAGAGTGCGCATTCAGGT is a genomic window of Chloroflexota bacterium containing:
- a CDS encoding DUF2277 domain-containing protein, translating into MCRSIRTLRRTDPSVPPATPDEVQAAALQFIRKVSGYRVPSRRNAEAFEAAVADVAAASSRLLDRLAAS